The Longimicrobium sp. sequence AGCTTGTCGTCGATTCGATCTCGGAGGCGAGGCGGCGCCATGGGTAGCGCGCCGGCGCCTGCCCGCCGTTGCAGCGGACAACCGCGCCGGTCGCCGCGCTCCACCGCCCGCGATGAACCATCGCGGGCGGCTTGGCATGTTGGTGGGATTGCGTCGCAGCCGCGCGCTACTTCCTGAGGTACGCGTCGGTCTTGTCGAGCCAGTCCTGGCGCGGGGGGCTGAAGATGTCGACGTCGAGGGTGTCTTCCAGCGCCTCGGCCTTGTGCGGCACGTTCGAGGGGATGTGGAGCACCTCGCCGGCGCGGACCAGCACCTCTTCCGCTTCGTCCTCTCCGATCCAGAAACGCAGCGCCCCCTCGAGGATGTACGTGAGCTGCTCGTTCTCGTGCGAGTGCCGCGGGACGACGCACCCCTTCTTGAGGTAGACGTGGGCGAGCATCATCCGGTCGCCGGTGATGAGCCGGCGGTCGAGGAGGGGCGAGACCTGCTCGCGGGGCATCTCGTCCCAGCGGTACCAGGTGACGGAGCGGGCGGGTTGGCTCATCGAGGTGCGAGGGGTTGCAGGAAACGAGTGATGGGGTCGCGGCTGCTTCATCACCACCACGGGGGCGGCGGAAGGGCTCCCTGCACGGGAAGATAGAACACCTCGGGGATGCCCGCCTTCTTCATCTTGTACAGCTCGACCCGGGAGCAGCGCCGGTCGAAGCTGGTTTCACCCACCTGCCACCTGCTCCGCACTCAGCCTCCCCGCCTCCCGGCCTCCCGGCCTCCCGGCCTCCCGGCCTCCCGGCCTCCCGGCCTCCCGGCCTCCCGGCCTCCCGGTCTCCCGGCGCAAAGTACCTGACCCGGTATCGCAGTGCGAATCTAAGCTCCTCGCGGGCGGCGGCCAGCCGGAGCAGGCCCTTCGGCGCGGACTCCTGCGCGCTGGTCTCGCCACTCTCTCCCACAGGGTCGATGCCGGCCACGAGCTTCCGGTAAGGTTTTGGGCACTTGGTGGATCTTACCTGGTGCCGTGCTCGCGAACGCGCCGAGAATGCCGCAGCGGAGCACCGGCGCCGCGTTCAGGTCACACGTCGAACCGGAACCATCAGGGAGGGCACGTGGAGAATCGCCGCCGCCGAATCGCGCTCGATGTGATCCTGTGGGTGTTCGCCCTGTTCCTTGCGTGGGTGTTCGCCAGGCAGGGGATCAGCAAGTTTTCCGACGACAGTGGGTGGGCGCGGGCTTTTCGCGCGTGGCATTTCCCGGTATGGTTCCGGCTGTGCGTCGGCGCGGCCGAGGTCGTCGCGGCGCTGCTGCTCCTGACCCGGCGCACGGCCTTCGCGGGCGCGGCGATCATCGTCGCCGTCATGCTCGGCGCGATGGGCACGCATGTCTGGTGGGGCCGGCCCGGCCAGGTCACGAGCGAGATCCTTCCCCTCACGCTGGCGACCATCGTCGCGATCGGCCGCCGCGAATCCTTCCTCCTTCACCAGCGGCGGGACGGTCCTCCATGAGCGCGAGCGCGGTGGCGGACACGGCGCGACTGGTCGAGACGGCACGCGATCCGGCCGTGCCCCTGCAGGAGCAGCACCTTGCGTTCAACCGGCTCGTCGAGCAGTCGCAGCACCTGGTGTTCGGCCTGGCCCTCACGCTGCTTCGCGACGCGGACGATGCCAGGGACGCCGTGCAGGAGGCGTACGCGACCGCCTGGCTGCGTCTGCGCCAGCTCCGCGATCCGGCCGCGTTCCCGGCCTGGCTGAAGACGATCGTCGCCACGCGGTGCGCGCGGCAGCTTCGGTCCCGGGCCCGCCGGCCCGAGGTCGCGGAGCTGCCCGGACCGGTCGAGGCCGACACCCGCCGGGTCGACTATCAGACCCTGGTCGCATCCGCCGTGGCCGCGCTTCCCGACGGCGAGCGGCACGTCACCGTCCTCTTCTACTTCCTGGAGTACAGCCAGCCGGAAATCGCCCGGATCCTGCGCCTGAAGCCGGGAACGGTCGCCAAGCGCCTGCATTCCGCCCGGTCGCGGATTCGCCGCCGGCTGCCGCCGTCGGTGCGGAGCGAATTCGTGCGGGTCGCCCCAT is a genomic window containing:
- a CDS encoding DoxX family protein produces the protein MENRRRRIALDVILWVFALFLAWVFARQGISKFSDDSGWARAFRAWHFPVWFRLCVGAAEVVAALLLLTRRTAFAGAAIIVAVMLGAMGTHVWWGRPGQVTSEILPLTLATIVAIGRRESFLLHQRRDGPP
- a CDS encoding cupin domain-containing protein, which translates into the protein MSQPARSVTWYRWDEMPREQVSPLLDRRLITGDRMMLAHVYLKKGCVVPRHSHENEQLTYILEGALRFWIGEDEAEEVLVRAGEVLHIPSNVPHKAEALEDTLDVDIFSPPRQDWLDKTDAYLRK
- a CDS encoding sigma-70 family RNA polymerase sigma factor; protein product: MSASAVADTARLVETARDPAVPLQEQHLAFNRLVEQSQHLVFGLALTLLRDADDARDAVQEAYATAWLRLRQLRDPAAFPAWLKTIVATRCARQLRSRARRPEVAELPGPVEADTRRVDYQTLVASAVAALPDGERHVTVLFYFLEYSQPEIARILRLKPGTVAKRLHSARSRIRRRLPPSVRSEFVRVAPSRSFAEKVRLGIYDEYVGEYRFARRPDLAVSIIREGDSLIGVANRQRHILASLDEASLVTKHYDGEGRFGRNRQGEVTHFVYYEFGERLGVAWRTGARGDTPGTVDRPAATLRP